The Schistocerca serialis cubense isolate TAMUIC-IGC-003099 chromosome 10, iqSchSeri2.2, whole genome shotgun sequence genome includes a region encoding these proteins:
- the LOC126424606 gene encoding speckle-type POZ protein-like, whose translation MPLGAKVKADEVLRSGEKREVYPRTWCTLKQGQKSQMLPFRKIVTAGGTVNEDEITLQCEVCMQCIVQDELLVGEMAEPKVGLFRCLEEMLHKEVHTDFELRAGGTVMKAHKALLAVRSPYFAAMLQPHTKEAQEGFVEVSDVKPEVLKQVLVYVYTAEAPGLKDKPWELLMAADKYQLPQLKRQCEAYIASRLDVDNAAETAANAFVFSSDLLLQRAVHFIKRNLSQVISTPGWNEAIAAYPEAIQRISEMIE comes from the coding sequence ATGCCTTTGGGAGCAAAGGTGAAAGCAGACGAAGTTCTTCGTAGTGGCGAGAAACGAGAAGTGTACCCACGCACATGGTGTACTCTAAAGCAAGGACAGAAGTCCCAGATGCTGCCCTTTCGGAAAATTGTGACCGCCGGAGGGACCGTCAACGAAGACGAGATAACGCTGCAGTGTGAGGTCTGCATGCAGTGCATTGTTCAGGACGAGCTGCTTGTGGGAGAAATGGCAGAACCAAAAGTTGGTTTATTCAGGTGCCTGGAGGAGATGCTGCACAAAGAAGTCCACACGGACTTCGAACTGCGTGCAGGGGGCACTGTTATGAAGGCGCACAAGGCCCTATTGGCCGTGCGAAGCCCGTACTTCGCCGCAATGCTTCAGCCGCACACGAAAGAAGCACAGGAAGGCTTCGTAGAGGTTTCGGACGTAAAGCCTGAAGTACTGAAACAGGTTCTGGTTTACGTGTACACTGCTGAGGCACCAGGGCTGAAGGACAAACCGTGGGAGCTGCTGATGGCTGCCGACAAGTACCAGTTGCCTCAGCTGAAGCGCCAGTGCGAGGCGTACATCGCCAGCCGCCTGGACGTGGACAATGCTGCGGAAACCGCAGCCAACGCCTTTGTTTTCTCCAGCGACCTGCTGTTGCAGCGTGCGGTCCACTTCATCAAGCGCAACCTTTCCCAGGTGATCAGCACTCCAGGATGGAACGAGGCTATAGCTGCGTACCCTGAAGCCATACAGCGCATCAGCGAGATGATAGAATGA